A section of the Rossellomorea marisflavi genome encodes:
- the hemB gene encoding porphobilinogen synthase produces the protein MSELQFNRHRRLRQTENMRALVRETHLRKEDLIYPLFVVEGENIRRLVPSMPDVYHISLDNLQAEMDEIVSLGIKSIILFGVPAEKDEVGSQAYHDHGIVQQATRFVKERYPEIVVVADTCLCQYTSHGHCGIVEGGKILNDPTLDLLAKTAVSQAEAGADIIAPSNMMDGFVAAIRHGLDEAGFTDVPIMSYAVKYSSSFYGPFRDAAHSTPQFGDRRTYQMDPANRLEALREAQSDIEEGADFLIVKPALSYLDIMRDVKDRFNAPVVAYNVSGEYSMVKAAAQNGWIDEKGIVMEKLVSMKRAGADLIVTYHAKDAARWLSES, from the coding sequence ATGTCTGAATTACAATTCAATCGTCACCGCCGCCTGCGTCAAACCGAAAACATGCGTGCGCTTGTGAGGGAGACGCATTTGCGGAAAGAAGATCTTATCTACCCACTATTCGTTGTAGAAGGGGAGAACATCCGCCGTCTTGTCCCTTCCATGCCGGATGTCTATCATATATCCTTGGACAATCTCCAAGCCGAAATGGACGAGATCGTCTCCCTTGGTATCAAATCCATCATCCTCTTCGGCGTCCCTGCCGAAAAAGATGAAGTGGGCTCACAGGCCTACCATGATCACGGCATCGTCCAGCAGGCGACCCGGTTCGTGAAGGAGCGCTACCCGGAAATCGTGGTGGTTGCAGATACATGCCTGTGCCAATACACGAGCCACGGTCACTGCGGCATCGTCGAAGGCGGGAAGATCCTTAATGATCCGACTCTTGACCTGCTTGCGAAAACGGCTGTCAGCCAGGCAGAAGCGGGTGCCGATATCATTGCACCGTCCAATATGATGGACGGATTTGTAGCAGCGATCCGTCACGGTCTCGATGAAGCGGGCTTCACCGATGTTCCCATCATGTCCTATGCCGTGAAATATTCATCCAGCTTCTACGGTCCGTTCCGTGATGCTGCCCATTCAACTCCTCAATTCGGAGACCGCAGGACGTATCAGATGGATCCGGCGAATCGCCTGGAAGCATTACGGGAAGCGCAGTCGGATATAGAGGAAGGTGCCGATTTCCTTATCGTTAAACCTGCCCTTTCGTATCTTGATATCATGCGTGATGTGAAGGATCGCTTCAATGCCCCTGTTGTCGCCTATAACGTGAGTGGTGAATACAGCATGGTCAAAGCGGCCGCACAAAACGGCTGGATCGACGAGAAAGGCATCGTCATGGAGAAATTGGTGAGCATGAAGCGCGCAGGAGCCGACTTGATCGTCACCTATCATGCCAAAGACGCAGCAAGATGGTTATCTGAATCTTAA
- a CDS encoding uroporphyrinogen-III synthase — protein sequence MSGGKPLDGVKVLITRGQSGASETASRIQAEGGIPVVVPLLKFEARIDPSEKEWGGSLHTYDWILFTSKNGVHFFLEAMDRMGVSLSALEVRCAAVGEKTAYYCEKRGIPIDFIPTEYTGDAFASEFIQAMDGNAKVLVPKGNLARNVISEELNRSGMTCHEWIVYETVLPEESGDILKHVLERKEADIITFTSSSTVHHFMKVVKSHSLGHFIEGVPMACIGPITKETAEQYGLHVKISPKVYTVNEMVEAIKTYIQQHD from the coding sequence ATGAGCGGGGGTAAGCCTTTAGATGGTGTAAAGGTCCTCATCACCCGCGGTCAGTCCGGGGCCAGTGAAACGGCTTCAAGGATTCAAGCGGAAGGGGGCATCCCGGTTGTGGTGCCCCTCTTGAAGTTCGAAGCCCGGATCGATCCCTCGGAGAAAGAATGGGGGGGTTCCCTACATACATACGATTGGATTCTCTTCACAAGTAAGAACGGGGTTCATTTCTTCCTGGAGGCGATGGACCGCATGGGTGTCTCCCTGTCGGCTTTGGAAGTGAGATGTGCAGCTGTCGGGGAGAAGACCGCCTATTATTGTGAAAAACGGGGAATCCCGATTGATTTCATTCCAACGGAATACACGGGTGATGCCTTCGCCAGTGAGTTCATTCAAGCGATGGACGGGAATGCCAAGGTCCTTGTGCCAAAAGGCAACCTCGCCCGGAACGTGATCAGCGAGGAGCTGAATCGTTCCGGAATGACGTGTCACGAATGGATCGTCTATGAGACGGTGCTTCCCGAGGAGAGCGGTGATATCCTTAAACATGTCCTTGAACGGAAGGAAGCGGATATCATCACATTCACAAGCTCGTCCACCGTCCATCACTTCATGAAGGTGGTCAAATCCCATTCCCTCGGGCATTTCATCGAGGGCGTCCCCATGGCCTGTATCGGTCCGATCACAAAAGAAACGGCCGAACAGTACGGATTACATGTAAAAATCAGCCCAAAGGTTTATACTGTAAATGAAATGGTAGAAGCCATTAAAACCTATATCCAACAGCACGACTGA
- the hemC gene encoding hydroxymethylbilane synthase, with translation MRKIIVGSRRSKLALTQSNWVIDQLKALDPSFDFELKEIVTKGDRILDVTLSKVGGKGLFVKEIEQAMLDGEIDMAVHSMKDMPAVLPEGLTIGCIPEREDFRDAFISKNHVRLKDMPSGSIIGTSSLRRGAQLLSVRPDLEIKWIRGNIDTRLSKLETDGYDAIILAAAGLSRMGWTRDVVTEFLDPDLCLPAVGQGALSIECRESDSELLALLEQFACGETTRTVTAERAFLHKMEGGCQVPIAGFAEEKPDGSIALTGLVASPDGQTIYKEYIVGHDPEELGEAVAESLTNQGAKALIDQVKEELDQ, from the coding sequence ATGAGAAAAATCATTGTAGGCTCTAGACGTAGTAAACTAGCACTCACCCAGTCCAATTGGGTGATCGACCAACTGAAGGCACTCGATCCTTCATTCGATTTCGAGCTGAAGGAAATCGTCACAAAGGGAGACCGCATCCTTGATGTCACCCTATCTAAAGTCGGGGGAAAAGGTCTTTTCGTTAAGGAAATCGAGCAGGCGATGCTCGACGGTGAGATCGACATGGCCGTTCACAGTATGAAAGATATGCCTGCGGTCCTACCGGAAGGACTGACCATCGGATGCATCCCGGAGCGTGAGGATTTCCGCGACGCCTTCATCAGCAAAAATCATGTGCGCCTGAAGGATATGCCGTCCGGATCCATTATTGGGACAAGCAGCCTTCGCCGCGGAGCCCAGCTTCTTTCCGTCAGACCGGACCTTGAAATCAAATGGATCCGTGGGAATATCGACACACGCCTCTCAAAGCTCGAAACAGATGGATATGATGCCATCATCCTGGCAGCGGCCGGACTATCACGCATGGGGTGGACCAGGGACGTGGTAACAGAGTTCCTCGATCCCGATCTTTGCCTTCCGGCTGTTGGCCAAGGGGCATTGTCCATCGAGTGCAGAGAGAGTGATTCAGAGCTCTTGGCGCTCCTCGAGCAGTTTGCCTGCGGGGAAACGACCAGGACGGTCACGGCAGAGCGTGCGTTCCTTCATAAGATGGAAGGCGGGTGCCAGGTTCCGATCGCCGGTTTTGCGGAAGAAAAGCCCGACGGATCCATCGCTCTCACCGGTCTTGTAGCTTCACCAGATGGGCAGACGATCTACAAGGAGTACATTGTCGGCCATGACCCAGAGGAGCTTGGTGAGGCAGTGGCTGAAAGTTTGACGAATCAAGGTGCCAAGGCGCTGATCGACCAGGTGAAAGAGGAGCTTGACCAGTAA
- the ccsA gene encoding cytochrome c biogenesis protein CcsA: protein MFEQTMTRLHELMIVLYAISILFYFIDFLNKNRKANTVAFWLLAIVWVLQTIFLFLYMMDTGRFPVLTIFEGLYFYAWILITLSLVINRFLRVDFIVFFTNILGFIIMAIHTFAPVQIESQAMAEQLVSELLLIHITMAILSYGAFSLSFVFSLLYLLQFKLLKEKKWGQRLWRITDLSRLEMFSYILNAIGVAMLLLSLILGLQWAYIRLPDFVWYDPKIIGSFILLILYGIFLYLRLKKNVFGKNLALLNVAAFLIILINFFLGSRLSSFHFWYS, encoded by the coding sequence ATGTTTGAACAAACGATGACCAGACTGCATGAACTGATGATCGTCCTTTATGCCATTAGCATTCTTTTTTACTTCATCGATTTTTTAAACAAAAACCGGAAGGCCAACACAGTGGCCTTCTGGCTCCTTGCGATTGTTTGGGTCCTTCAAACAATTTTTTTATTTCTCTATATGATGGACACAGGAAGATTTCCGGTCCTTACGATATTTGAGGGGTTATATTTCTACGCATGGATCCTGATCACCCTGTCGCTGGTGATCAACCGGTTCCTCCGCGTCGATTTCATCGTCTTCTTTACCAATATCCTAGGATTCATCATCATGGCGATCCATACGTTCGCACCCGTGCAGATCGAATCTCAGGCCATGGCGGAGCAGCTGGTATCGGAACTGCTCCTCATCCATATTACGATGGCGATCCTCTCTTATGGAGCGTTTTCCCTGTCATTCGTCTTTTCCCTCCTTTACCTTTTGCAGTTCAAATTGCTGAAGGAGAAGAAGTGGGGGCAGCGGCTTTGGAGGATCACGGATCTGTCGAGGCTTGAGATGTTTTCGTACATACTGAATGCCATCGGGGTGGCCATGCTCCTCCTCAGTCTCATCTTGGGGCTGCAGTGGGCATATATACGGCTTCCGGACTTTGTCTGGTATGATCCGAAAATCATCGGCTCATTCATCCTCCTCATTCTATACGGGATCTTCCTCTATCTGCGACTGAAGAAAAATGTATTCGGCAAGAACCTAGCACTCCTGAATGTGGCAGCCTTCCTGATTATCTTGATCAACTTCTTCCTGGGAAGCAGACTGTCATCATTCCATTTCTGGTATTCTTAA
- the hemA gene encoding glutamyl-tRNA reductase, with protein sequence MHTIVVGLNYKTAPVEIRERLSFNETDLASAMKALKEKKSILENVIVSTCNRTEVYAVVDQLHTGRYYIKDFLSKWFDIDKEEFSPYLFIYEQEGAVEHLFKVATGLNSMVLGETQILGQVRSSFLLAQEAGATGTVFNHLFKQAVTLGKKGHAETEIGSNAVSVSYAAVELAKKVFGSLNKKNVLVLGAGKMGELAIKNLQGSGATQITIINRTFEKAEALAGKIDGQAKTLQELQCSLVEADILISSTGSKDFVLSKETMAHVERMRKGRPLFMVDIAVPRDLDPSIAELESVFLYDIDDLEDIVEANLAERQKAAEEIEIMIEGEILAFKEWLNMLGVVPVISALRQKALSIQAETMVSIERKMPNLTDRERKVLNKHTKSIINQLLKDPILQAKEFAGKSDASEKLDLFIDIFNIKEQVLQQKQAKESEEKNESSHSLSPQPSFQF encoded by the coding sequence ATGCATACAATCGTAGTTGGTTTAAATTATAAAACGGCCCCTGTAGAGATTCGTGAACGACTATCTTTTAATGAAACTGATCTTGCTTCGGCCATGAAGGCGCTGAAGGAGAAAAAAAGCATCCTGGAAAATGTGATTGTTTCCACATGCAACCGCACGGAAGTATATGCGGTGGTCGATCAGCTTCATACAGGCCGCTATTATATTAAAGATTTCTTATCCAAATGGTTTGATATAGATAAAGAGGAATTCTCCCCTTATTTGTTCATTTATGAACAGGAGGGAGCGGTGGAACATCTCTTCAAGGTGGCTACCGGCCTCAACTCCATGGTTCTCGGTGAAACGCAGATTCTTGGGCAGGTCCGCTCAAGCTTCCTTCTTGCACAAGAGGCGGGAGCGACCGGTACGGTCTTCAATCATCTATTCAAACAGGCCGTCACTCTCGGGAAAAAAGGCCATGCCGAAACCGAGATCGGGTCCAACGCCGTATCCGTCAGCTATGCGGCCGTCGAGCTTGCCAAGAAAGTATTCGGCAGCCTCAACAAAAAGAACGTCCTTGTCCTAGGTGCAGGAAAGATGGGGGAACTGGCCATCAAGAACCTTCAGGGAAGCGGTGCAACACAGATCACCATCATCAACCGCACGTTCGAAAAAGCCGAAGCACTTGCCGGTAAGATCGATGGACAGGCGAAGACGCTGCAGGAGCTCCAATGCTCCCTCGTTGAAGCCGATATTCTGATCAGTTCTACCGGATCGAAGGATTTTGTCCTTTCGAAGGAAACAATGGCCCATGTGGAGCGCATGAGGAAAGGCCGTCCCCTCTTCATGGTGGACATCGCCGTGCCTCGTGATCTCGATCCGTCCATTGCGGAACTCGAGAGCGTCTTCCTCTATGATATCGATGACCTCGAAGACATCGTCGAAGCCAATCTGGCCGAGCGTCAAAAAGCCGCCGAGGAGATTGAAATCATGATCGAAGGGGAAATCCTCGCTTTCAAAGAGTGGCTCAATATGCTGGGCGTCGTTCCGGTCATATCCGCTCTTCGTCAGAAAGCCCTGTCGATCCAGGCCGAAACGATGGTCAGCATCGAGCGCAAGATGCCGAATCTTACCGACCGTGAGCGCAAGGTGCTCAATAAGCATACAAAGAGCATCATCAACCAGCTGCTGAAGGATCCGATCCTCCAGGCGAAGGAATTCGCCGGGAAATCTGACGCATCAGAAAAACTGGATCTGTTCATCGATATCTTCAACATCAAAGAGCAGGTGCTCCAACAGAAACAGGCCAAAGAGTCGGAAGAAAAGAATGAGAGCAGTCACTCGCTATCACCGCAACCTTCTTTTCAATTTTAA
- a CDS encoding LiaI-LiaF-like domain-containing protein, whose amino-acid sequence MKQQRIFPGVILLGFGAYFYLQQAHIILFSEFFTWPTLLMIVGIAFLAQGYVGKDHEAILPGTILVGFGLHFHLVNRMPVWPDHMGVFVLILALGFLLRYQKTGTGMFQGGLFLILSILMLFSDRTAGWFGFLGGKVGSIVSLWPFVLILIGAFLLFFKRK is encoded by the coding sequence ATGAAGCAACAACGGATCTTCCCCGGAGTCATCCTCCTGGGATTCGGTGCCTACTTCTATCTTCAACAGGCGCATATCATCTTATTCAGCGAATTTTTCACCTGGCCGACCCTGCTCATGATTGTAGGCATCGCCTTTCTGGCTCAAGGGTATGTCGGGAAGGACCATGAAGCGATCCTCCCTGGGACCATCCTCGTTGGATTCGGCCTGCACTTCCATCTCGTCAACCGGATGCCCGTCTGGCCGGATCACATGGGCGTATTCGTCCTGATCCTCGCCCTCGGCTTCCTTCTGCGCTATCAGAAGACGGGCACAGGCATGTTCCAGGGAGGGCTATTCCTCATCCTGTCGATCCTCATGCTGTTCTCAGATCGAACAGCCGGTTGGTTCGGCTTCCTTGGAGGAAAGGTCGGTTCCATCGTCAGCCTGTGGCCGTTCGTCCTCATCCTCATAGGGGCGTTCCTTCTCTTCTTCAAGAGGAAGTAA
- a CDS encoding amino acid ABC transporter ATP-binding protein produces the protein MSKEMIKVEKLNKSFGDLHVLKDIDMSVNESDVVCLIGASGSGKSTLLRCLNFLELKDGGRVVIEGDDIDQKTHDLNKIREKVGMVFQHFHLFPHKTVLENVMEAPVHVKRMDRDKARKSAKELLKKVGLADKEGVYPSKLSGGQKQRVAIARALAMKPDIMLFDEPTSALDPELVGEVLATMKQLAHEGMTMIVVTHEMGFAREVADWVVYMHDGRIVEVGHPEEMFGSPKEERTKAFLDAVL, from the coding sequence ATGAGTAAAGAGATGATCAAGGTGGAGAAATTGAATAAATCGTTCGGTGATCTCCATGTTTTGAAAGATATTGATATGAGCGTGAATGAAAGCGACGTCGTCTGTCTCATCGGAGCAAGCGGATCAGGTAAGAGTACACTGCTGCGCTGCCTCAACTTCCTTGAACTGAAGGATGGGGGGAGAGTCGTCATTGAGGGTGACGACATCGATCAGAAGACGCATGATTTGAACAAGATCCGTGAGAAAGTGGGGATGGTTTTTCAGCACTTCCATCTGTTCCCCCATAAAACGGTCCTTGAGAATGTCATGGAAGCACCAGTCCATGTGAAAAGGATGGACCGTGACAAAGCAAGGAAGTCAGCAAAGGAACTTTTAAAAAAAGTCGGACTTGCCGATAAGGAAGGGGTTTATCCATCGAAGCTCTCCGGAGGGCAGAAACAGCGTGTGGCCATTGCGAGGGCCCTCGCCATGAAGCCTGATATCATGCTGTTCGATGAACCCACCTCTGCTCTTGATCCCGAATTGGTCGGCGAGGTTCTGGCCACGATGAAGCAGCTTGCCCACGAGGGGATGACGATGATTGTCGTCACTCATGAGATGGGATTCGCAAGGGAGGTGGCCGACTGGGTCGTCTACATGCACGACGGACGGATCGTCGAAGTCGGGCATCCCGAGGAAATGTTCGGTTCACCTAAAGAGGAGAGGACAAAGGCATTCCTTGATGCGGTATTATAA
- a CDS encoding amino acid ABC transporter permease, with protein sequence MDFLKIVIDTYPIFLKGMLLTFQLTAIAVLIAIVIGLFFAFLKISPVKILQYIADLYIFVVRGTPLIVQIFIFYYGLTSINLPSFWAVALGLAFHNGAYIAEIFRGSIQSVDRGQMEAGRSLGMSMSLTMRRIILPQAFKRALPPLGNQFIIAVKDSSLASFIGMYELFSVATTLGSNNFDYMTYLLVVAIYYLVLVFVFTIIVNIIEKRLSVSD encoded by the coding sequence ATGGATTTTTTGAAGATCGTAATCGACACATACCCCATCTTCCTGAAGGGGATGCTGCTCACATTTCAGCTCACCGCCATCGCGGTACTCATTGCCATCGTCATCGGGTTGTTTTTCGCCTTTTTAAAGATTTCACCTGTGAAAATCCTCCAGTATATCGCGGACTTATATATTTTCGTCGTCCGGGGGACCCCATTGATCGTCCAAATCTTCATCTTCTACTATGGCCTCACCTCAATCAACCTTCCGAGCTTCTGGGCGGTTGCACTGGGGCTTGCGTTCCACAACGGGGCGTATATCGCAGAGATCTTCAGGGGATCGATCCAGTCGGTGGATCGCGGCCAGATGGAGGCAGGGCGTTCCCTCGGGATGTCCATGAGCCTGACCATGAGGAGGATCATCCTCCCGCAGGCGTTCAAACGGGCCCTCCCGCCACTCGGGAATCAGTTCATCATCGCCGTGAAGGACTCATCTCTAGCTTCATTCATCGGTATGTACGAACTATTCAGCGTAGCGACGACGCTCGGCTCCAATAATTTCGATTATATGACGTACCTGCTTGTTGTCGCGATTTACTACCTTGTACTAGTATTCGTGTTTACAATCATTGTCAACATCATTGAGAAACGACTATCGGTAAGTGATTAA
- a CDS encoding transporter substrate-binding domain-containing protein: MLTACGSKATTEGGADLVKADTFTFSASGEFKPFSYTNSEGKMEGFDIDVAEAVAKELGLKPDQKKFKFAGIVEGVKSGRFDAAVASHTITEDRAKEVDFSTPYYYSGPQIFVRPDSDVETLDDLKGKEIAVSKGSSYAKEAEAVTDNIPQYDSDVVALEALSKGKHDAVITDFVTGKEAISAGMKLDAKELLGRSEQAIAVSKDNPKLLKEINAALEKLRDDGTLKKISEKYFDSDITTDPSE; the protein is encoded by the coding sequence ATGCTCACGGCATGTGGTTCAAAGGCAACAACCGAAGGCGGGGCCGACCTCGTAAAAGCGGATACCTTCACCTTCTCTGCATCTGGTGAATTCAAGCCTTTCAGCTATACGAATAGCGAAGGGAAGATGGAAGGCTTCGACATCGACGTGGCGGAAGCCGTCGCCAAGGAGCTGGGACTTAAACCTGATCAGAAGAAATTTAAATTCGCCGGGATCGTGGAAGGCGTAAAATCCGGACGATTCGATGCAGCAGTCGCTTCACACACCATCACGGAGGATCGTGCCAAAGAAGTCGACTTCTCGACACCGTATTATTATTCCGGGCCACAGATTTTCGTGAGGCCTGATAGTGACGTCGAAACGCTCGACGATCTGAAAGGAAAAGAAATCGCGGTTTCCAAAGGTTCATCCTACGCCAAGGAAGCAGAAGCCGTCACTGATAATATACCGCAGTACGATAGTGATGTCGTCGCACTGGAAGCATTGAGCAAGGGCAAGCATGATGCTGTCATAACGGACTTTGTCACCGGTAAGGAAGCGATTTCGGCTGGAATGAAGCTGGATGCGAAGGAGCTCCTCGGACGGAGTGAACAGGCTATCGCCGTGAGTAAGGATAATCCCAAGCTCTTGAAAGAGATCAATGCCGCCCTCGAAAAACTGAGGGACGATGGAACGCTGAAGAAAATCAGTGAAAAATATTTTGACTCAGATATTACGACAGATCCAAGTGAGTAA
- the yihA gene encoding ribosome biogenesis GTP-binding protein YihA/YsxC gives MKVNQVELVISAVRPEQYPEGDLPEFALAGRSNVGKSSFINKMIGRKSMARISSKPGKTQTLNFYKIEETLYYVDVPGYGFAKVSKKEREAWGKMIETYITSRDQLKAVLLIVDLRHPPTNDDVMMYGFLKHYEIPCIIVATKADKIPKGKWQKHLKITRDTLKMEEGDECVLFSSETGLGKDTAWDAIRARYK, from the coding sequence GTGAAAGTAAATCAAGTTGAGCTAGTGATCAGTGCCGTCAGGCCAGAGCAGTACCCGGAAGGTGATCTTCCGGAGTTTGCCCTGGCGGGGCGTTCCAACGTCGGGAAGTCCTCTTTCATCAACAAGATGATCGGCCGCAAAAGCATGGCGAGGATCTCATCGAAGCCGGGTAAAACCCAAACGTTGAATTTCTATAAAATCGAAGAGACCCTCTACTATGTGGATGTTCCCGGATATGGATTCGCGAAGGTATCGAAGAAGGAGAGGGAAGCCTGGGGCAAGATGATCGAAACGTATATCACGTCCCGAGATCAACTCAAGGCCGTCCTCCTCATCGTCGACCTCAGGCATCCGCCGACCAATGATGACGTCATGATGTACGGATTCCTCAAGCACTACGAAATCCCTTGCATCATCGTCGCCACCAAGGCCGACAAAATCCCTAAGGGCAAGTGGCAGAAGCATCTCAAAATCACCCGTGATACGTTGAAGATGGAAGAAGGCGACGAATGCGTCCTCTTCTCTTCTGAAACAGGACTCGGGAAAGATACGGCATGGGATGCCATCAGAGCACGATATAAGTAA
- the lon gene encoding endopeptidase La, whose translation MANQTKRTVPLLPLRGLLVYPTMVLHLDVGRERSVQALEKAMMDDHMIFLTTQKDSDIDEPTQDDFYEMGTLTKVKQMLKLPNGTIRVLVEGLNRGTISSYSNDQGFYEVEVDEYSDSEQKDSELDALMRTLLNYFEQYIKLSKKVSAETYSTVADIEEPGRLADIIASHLPLKIKEKQHILETQDIKERLQMVIEIINNEKEVLSLEKKIGQRVKRSMERTQKEYYLREQMKAIQKELGDKEGKTGEVEDLTMKIEEAGMPEDIEATALKELARYEKVPSSSAESSVIRNYIEWLVSLPWTKETEDQLNINRSEMILDRDHYGLEKVKERVLEYLAVQQLTRSLKGPILCLAGPPGVGKTSLARSVAESLGRNFVRVSLGGVRDESEIRGHRRTYVGAMPGRIIRGMKKAGTVNPVFLLDEIDKMSSDFRGDPSSAMLEVLDPEQNANFSDHYIEETYDLSKVMFIATANDLSTIPGPLRDRMEIITIAGYTEIEKVNIAKHHLLPKQLSDHGLTKSKLQLKDEAFVDIVRYYTREAGVRSLERQLAAICRKAAKIIVSGSKKRVTITSKNIEEFLGKKKFRYGQAELENQVGVSTGLAYTSVGGDTLQIEVSLAPGKGKLVLTGKLGDVMKESAQTAFSFVRSNTKTLGIDEKFHEKYDIHIHVPEGAVPKDGPSAGITITTALVSALTGKYVDREVGMTGEMTLRGRVLPIGGLKEKTLSAHRAGIKTVILPKDNEKDIDDIPESVREELTFILVSHIDQVLEKALVGEKK comes from the coding sequence ATGGCAAATCAAACAAAACGAACAGTTCCCCTCCTCCCATTAAGAGGCCTGTTGGTTTACCCGACGATGGTCCTGCACTTGGATGTCGGGCGTGAGCGCTCGGTGCAGGCTTTGGAAAAGGCCATGATGGATGATCATATGATCTTTTTGACCACTCAAAAGGATTCTGATATAGACGAACCGACCCAAGATGATTTTTACGAGATGGGGACCCTTACGAAGGTGAAGCAGATGCTGAAGCTTCCGAACGGAACGATCCGCGTCCTTGTGGAAGGACTCAACCGCGGGACGATCTCTTCCTATTCCAATGACCAGGGCTTCTATGAAGTGGAAGTGGATGAATACAGTGACTCCGAGCAAAAGGATTCTGAACTCGATGCCCTGATGAGGACGTTGCTGAACTATTTCGAACAATACATAAAGCTTTCAAAAAAAGTATCCGCTGAAACCTATTCCACTGTAGCGGATATCGAAGAACCGGGCAGGCTTGCGGACATCATCGCATCCCATCTGCCTTTGAAGATCAAAGAGAAGCAGCATATCCTCGAAACACAGGATATCAAAGAGCGCCTGCAGATGGTGATCGAGATCATCAACAATGAGAAGGAAGTCCTTTCATTGGAGAAAAAGATCGGCCAGCGCGTCAAACGCTCCATGGAACGGACTCAGAAGGAATACTATCTGCGCGAGCAGATGAAGGCAATCCAGAAGGAGCTCGGTGATAAGGAAGGCAAGACCGGCGAAGTGGAAGACCTTACGATGAAGATCGAAGAAGCAGGCATGCCGGAAGACATTGAAGCGACTGCTTTGAAGGAGCTTGCGCGCTATGAAAAGGTGCCTTCTAGCTCTGCTGAAAGCTCCGTCATCCGCAACTACATTGAATGGCTCGTTTCCCTTCCATGGACGAAGGAAACAGAAGACCAGCTCAATATCAACCGTTCTGAAATGATCCTCGACCGGGATCATTACGGACTGGAAAAAGTGAAAGAGCGTGTCCTTGAGTACCTTGCCGTCCAGCAGCTCACACGCTCCCTGAAAGGACCGATCCTTTGTCTTGCAGGCCCTCCTGGCGTCGGTAAAACCAGTCTCGCCAGGTCTGTGGCCGAATCCCTCGGGCGCAATTTCGTCCGGGTATCCCTTGGTGGCGTGCGTGATGAATCAGAGATCCGTGGTCATCGCCGTACGTACGTCGGAGCCATGCCGGGCCGGATCATCCGCGGCATGAAGAAAGCCGGAACGGTGAATCCTGTCTTCCTTCTTGATGAAATCGACAAGATGAGCAGTGATTTCCGTGGGGATCCATCCAGTGCTATGCTAGAGGTGCTGGACCCTGAACAGAACGCCAATTTCAGTGATCATTATATAGAAGAAACCTATGATCTTTCCAAGGTCATGTTCATTGCAACTGCCAATGATCTTTCCACGATTCCGGGACCACTTCGCGATCGTATGGAAATCATCACGATTGCAGGTTATACTGAGATAGAGAAAGTGAATATCGCCAAACATCATCTATTGCCGAAGCAGCTCAGTGACCATGGACTGACGAAATCCAAGCTGCAGCTTAAGGATGAGGCATTCGTGGATATCGTCCGTTACTACACGCGTGAAGCGGGCGTCAGGAGCCTTGAGCGTCAGCTTGCGGCCATCTGCCGAAAAGCGGCGAAGATCATCGTCTCCGGAAGCAAGAAACGCGTGACGATCACGTCCAAGAACATCGAGGAATTCCTCGGCAAGAAAAAATTCCGCTACGGTCAGGCGGAGCTTGAGAATCAGGTGGGCGTATCCACCGGACTTGCGTACACCTCTGTAGGTGGAGACACGCTTCAGATCGAAGTCTCCCTGGCACCAGGTAAAGGCAAGCTTGTCCTCACAGGGAAGCTTGGAGATGTGATGAAGGAGTCGGCCCAGACGGCCTTCAGCTTCGTCCGTTCGAATACGAAAACCCTTGGAATCGATGAAAAATTCCATGAGAAGTACGACATTCATATCCATGTTCCTGAAGGCGCCGTGCCGAAGGATGGACCCTCTGCCGGCATCACGATCACGACGGCATTGGTATCGGCCCTCACGGGTAAGTATGTGGACCGCGAAGTCGGCATGACCGGGGAAATGACCTTGAGGGGGAGGGTCCTCCCGATTGGTGGACTCAAAGAAAAAACCCTCAGCGCACACCGTGCCGGGATCAAGACCGTGATCCTGCCGAAGGACAATGAAAAAGATATCGACGATATACCGGAAAGCGTCCGTGAAGAATTGACCTTCATCCTCGTTTCCCATATCGATCAAGTGTTAGAGAAAGCATTAGTAGGTGAAAAGAAGTGA